GCCTTATGTTGGTGTTCTAATGATAGatacagaaagaaaaaatataaaatgaatataaacatatttgattagaaaaatgaagatataaatataaaataaatatatttttagaacaattttaaatgaatttttatacttcaaaacaaaagatacgAAAAACATgtctgtttttttatctttacagtCTCCATTATTTCTGGGTCGAGACAAAATGCCAATGCTTGCAGATACTATAAATCCTTGAAAGAGGTTGAGTTGGAATAATCATGCATATTTTTTGTGTATAGGAATAGGAAAGATACCAAGACAGGAAACATTCTCCAACTTCCCTTTTGAGAAATAGGCAATTTTTTAACCTGCCCCCCAAAATTTCGTCATTGCCCACCAAAACAAGCGTTTACAGAGGAGCTCgacctctctctatatatagcATACAGTGACACATATTTGGTGTACCCTAGCTAGTGAAGAGGCGTGTCAATGGAAGCCACCACTGTTGCTTTCAGGGTTGAAAGATTTGCTTTCTGTCTCTTACTGTACAGTGCTAACAATGGAAGCTGTGGTCTTGTTATCTTGGTACTATCTAATTTCTTATGCTGTAAGTGTGCCATGGTTGAAAAAGCTAACACGGTAGGGTTGAAGCCCTACAGAAGCCTCAAAAATTCTGATTCAAGGGTTAGTTCTCTTTCCATGGAAACACGATTGTCTGATATTTCTCTCTTTACTAACAATTTACTTTCACTAGACCAACGTCGAGCAATCTGATGGAAAGAATGCACTTGATCAGGAGGAAGGAGAGGATTCAATCATGAAATCTGcacttcttgaaatattgagGAAGGCTACCGGTGAAGAAAACATTCCATATTGGGATGGAATATTGGTGAGCAAATTGGAAGATGAGTTCAAGAAATACCGAGCACTTCGTGAAGAAGAGCTGAGAAAAGCAGAAGAAATATGTGAAGACGAACTCAGGGAGAAGCTGAAAATCATGGAGGAAAGATTGGAGGCCAAGTATGATGACGATAGACGCAAGTGGGAGAAAGAGAGGAGGTTTCTTTCTCCCGCCTCCCCCTGGTTCCGCCCCTGATTACTGGAATTTCTTGCCTAGGTTTacacaatattttcttcttgcTCCAGCCAAAAAGCTGCATGATGGCAGACCCCTAGACATGAATATTAATTGAAgtattaatttcattaaagaaagaaattaagatgGTTAAAAAACTAAGTTAATTTATGATCCCTTCCATTAAAATATAATCccataaaaaatctatttatatttttcttttttaatttacatgtcaaaacaacaatgttttattttttatttttaaagaaatgttTTAACATGTCGAATTCATTACTTGACCTCTGATAAATACTCGGGTTGGATTTAGtggatgtttggtagtgtagctgtgggtgaggttcacccgtaGCCACACATTTTGGTGTTTGGTTAACCAAGCAAAAGCAATTTTACTTGATAGGGCCCATAGCATTTCTGCTGGCCAGCCGCAGGAATTGAGAAGCGTGCATATTAagagtggagcatggctccactgttcagttaacagtggagccatgctccactgtaacaatgtattttttttttttttaattagtaagaaaagtttatttatttatttttttttaaaaaccaatgagTAAAGTTTAttccccccaaaaaaaatcagtgcAATTAAtcgtgaataatatttttttttatttttttaaaaaattagtttaaggttaattaaatttactcgtactgtaatctcaattttattcatgataatattttacctaattttattgcacgctcaaaaaatcatggaaattgtagttcttgtcgaataatttttgtacgtaatgaaattgtaattttttttaaaaaaaattatgttttactcaaaaaactagtatttaatattatttaataacactacataaattagaaagatatcACATGATGATGTAACATTtatggaatttgatcgcaattccaataataaatatatcacaatctttattatttaataacactacataaattaaaaacttcagtttttgttgttacgcgcttaagaaaccatgaaaaatatagttccTTATTTGATAGATTTCGCATGTAATGACATTACAtatagtttaatagaataataaaaaatagttgatattaatattatttattttatgatgtaataacaatagttaaatctacaatatttaaattaaaaattattaatatatatatatatatatattttttatatatattaattattttataacctcaatttgaaaagcatttttttaaccaaacacattaaattactttttgttcaacttcaatttcaaccacagttttaaccaaacatatatttttttcaaaccaacttcaactaaaagtactttttataaaacaacttttttaaaatcacaaccacaacaacaaccataataccaaacacacccttagtaAACACattattttacttaattatttgAGACAAGATTATCAAATTATAgtgataagtaaaaaaaaaaatattctcaaagaagaagataataaacCGAAAACGTTGCGTTTAGTTACCTCTCTCACAATCCATTTATATCCTTTCCTCGTTAGAAGCCTCTGCATAACTTCTGTATTCTTCAACGATGTCTTCCACTTCAATCTCCACTTCTCTTCGCATATTGACCACAAAAATCCCAAAATCTCTTCACTCaacaaaaaccttaattttCTCCTTAGAACCCACAAatctttccttctttattttctcaaaaCCTATTTCTTTCCAAAAAATCCCAACAAAGACTCAACCTTTACTTGCATCACCATCAAAGTCTATGTCTTTGCAACCAATTGACGAACTCCCTCCAAAGCTTCAAGAGATCATCAGGCTTTTTCAATCGGTTCAAGAACCCAAAGCTAAGTATGAGCAATTACTTTTTTATGGAAAGAATTTGAAACCACTTGACAGTGAGTTTAAAACTAGGGAGAATAAAGTTGAAGGTTGTCTTTCTCAAGTTTGGGTCAGGGCTTATTTGGATTTTGAGAAGAATGTTGTCTTTGAAGCTGATTCTGATTCTGTTTTAACTAAGGGTCTTGCTGCTTTGCTTGTTCAAGGGCTTTCGGGCCGGCCGGTTGAGGAGGTTTTGAGGGTTTCTCCCGATTTTGTTGCGTCTCTTGAGTTGCAGCAGAGCTTGACAACTTCTAGGAATAATGGGTTTTTGAATATGTTGAAGTTGATGCAAAAGAAAACACTTGAATTGTATATGGAAGCTGAAAAGGGAAGTGGGGCTGTTGAAAGCTCGAAGCTTCGTGATGGTAGTGGTGAGAATGagggaaaaattgaaaatttgggCTCAAATGGTGATGTTGGTGCTGAAAGTTCTGGTGACAATTCGGTCAAAGGCTTGAGTTTTGATGCGAAAATTGATGGTGGTGAGGGTTTGGGACCGGAGGGGAGTGAAAAGGGATCGAATTCGAAGGCTTTAGGG
This genomic interval from Populus alba chromosome 1, ASM523922v2, whole genome shotgun sequence contains the following:
- the LOC118037697 gene encoding sufE-like protein 1, chloroplastic/mitochondrial, whose protein sequence is MSSTSISTSLRILTTKIPKSLHSTKTLIFSLEPTNLSFFIFSKPISFQKIPTKTQPLLASPSKSMSLQPIDELPPKLQEIIRLFQSVQEPKAKYEQLLFYGKNLKPLDSEFKTRENKVEGCLSQVWVRAYLDFEKNVVFEADSDSVLTKGLAALLVQGLSGRPVEEVLRVSPDFVASLELQQSLTTSRNNGFLNMLKLMQKKTLELYMEAEKGSGAVESSKLRDGSGENEGKIENLGSNGDVGAESSGDNSVKGLSFDAKIDGGEGLGPEGSEKGSNSKALGSRGIRVREKLERELSPVELEVEDISYQHAGHAGVRGSNGETHFNVKVVSKEFEGKSLVKRHRLIYNLLQEELQSGLHALSIVAKTLDEVDGS